From Carya illinoinensis cultivar Pawnee chromosome 5, C.illinoinensisPawnee_v1, whole genome shotgun sequence, one genomic window encodes:
- the LOC122309401 gene encoding uncharacterized protein LOC122309401 produces the protein MEKKIGTFPIPRQAPLISHLLYADDIVIFANGGSFSVRKISKSLQLYERWSGQKVSSSKSSIIFSNHIAINQRQRLLRILGFVEGKLPFKYLGVPILAGRLKAVHLEDIVGKIKDRIEGLQNKILPNGSRVILLRQDGKLRKYWKSWEQLCLLTSEGGMGFRNLQDVQKTLFMKFAWKLLMEDSLWSQFFKAKYMRDRHVSLLPQGKGTRFWKKVHLCLPEVLSKSKWKLRRENASFWWDRWMDDGPIGASHGNVVSLDMKVTECWVDNEWDEDMLIRLIGEEKTREVIRVLHKRPEGADVLVWLETKTRQFTAQSAWNCVRVRAPKVRCHSRAEGKSESVSQIWMQLKHWVVKIGEKLKTTNQQSSRDIQILQELQVPVTVPKRRCPRLVSWFRPDERRWKMNVDGASKGNPGPAGAGGVLRDSAGNVKMLVKKQGIVDFEVELDSWEGNKAADFLARLGAEGRNGKWWSSQEIPPLLRGILRLDKIGFPSIHM, from the exons ATGGAAAAGAAGATTGGCACTTTCCCTATTCCAAGGCAAGCCCCATTGATTTCTCATCTTCTATATGCCGATGATATTGTCATTTTTGCTAATGGGGGTTCCTTTTCGGTGCGGAAAATTTCAAAGTCTCTTCAGCTCTATGAACGATGGTCTGGGCAAAAGGTTAGTTCCTCAAAGTCTTCTATCATTTTTTCGAACCACATTGCAATTAACCAAAGACAGAGATTATTGAGAATTTTGGGTTTCGTGGAAGGAAAACTTCCATTTAAGTATTTAGGCGTGCCAATTTTAGCTGGTAGATTGAAAGCAGTGCATCTTGAAGACATTGTTGGTAAAATTAAAGATAGAATCGAGGGAttgcaaaataaaatactacCCAATGGATCGAGGGTGATACTTTTGCGCCAG GATgggaaactaagaaaatattggaAGTCTTGGGAACAATTGTGTCTCCTGACATCCGAAGGTGGCATGGGCTTTCGTAATTTGCAGGATGTGCAAAAGACATTATTTATGAAGTTTGCATGGAAATTACTAATGGAAGATTCGCTTTGGTCACAATTTTTCAAAGCGAAGTATATGCGAGATCGGCATGTTTCCTTGTTACCGCAGGGAAAAGGTACGAGGTTCTGGAAGAAGGTGCATTTATGTCTTCCAGAGGTTCTGAGCAAGTCCAAATGGAAACTACGTAGGGAAAATGCCTCCTTTTGGTGGGATAGATGGATGGATGATGGGCCAATCGGTGCGTCGCATGGAAATGTAGTTAGTCTGGATATGAAGGTGACAGAATGCTGGGTAGATAATGAATGGGATGAGGATATGTTGATTCGATTAATTGGGGAGGAAAAAACTCGTGAGGTTATAAGGGTATTACATAAACGACCTGAGGGGGCTGATGTGTTAGTATGGTTAGAGACTAAAACAAGGCAGTTCACAGCACAGAGTGCATGGAATTGTGTACGAGTTCGGGCTCCTAAAGTCAG ATGCCATTCTCGGGCAGAAGGGAAAAGCGAGTCTGTTAGTCAGATTTGGATGCAGCTGAAGCACTGGGTTGTAAAAATTGgagagaaattaaaaacaacaaacCAACAGTCGAGCAGAGATATACAAATTCTACAGGAACTGCAGGTTCCAGTTACTGTTCCGAAGAGGAGATGTCCTCGCTTGGTTAGTTGGTTTCGACCGGACGAAAGAAGATGGAAGATGAATGTTGATGGAGCGTCGAAGGGAAATCCAGGGCCAGCAGGAGCAGGGGGAGTTTTGAGGGATTCGGCTGGGAACGTGAAAATG TTGGTGAAGAAACAAGGCATAGTGGATTTTGAGGTTGAACTTGACTCTTG GGAAGGGAATAAAGCGGCAGACTTCCTAGCTCGTTTAGGGGCGGAAGGCCGGAATGGGAAGTGGTGGTCGTCACAGGAGATACCTCCTCTGCTGAGAGGAATTCTAAGGCTTGACAAAATTGGCTTCCCTTCTATCCATATGTAG